Genomic DNA from Betaproteobacteria bacterium:
CACGGTCTTGCTCTACGGCCATCTCGACAAGCAGCCGGAGATGACCGGATGGCGCGAGGGATTGGACCCATGGACTCCTGTCATGGAAGATGGGAAGCTGCACGGACGCGGTGGGGCCGATGACGGATACGCCGTATTCGCGTCCCTGACAGCGCTTCGCGCGCTGCATATGCAAGGCATTGCCCACGGGCGTTGCGTGGGCATGATCGAGTGTTGCGAAGAAAGCGGTAGCTACGATTTGCCCTTTTATCTCGATGCCTTGCGAGCCCGCATCGGCAGCGTGGATTTGGTCGTCGGTTTGGATTCTGGTTGCGGAAATTACGACCAACTCTGGGTGACCACCTCGCTACGCGGCTTGGCGGCCGGCACGTTGAGCGCCGAGGTTCTAAGAGAAGGCGTGCATTCAGGTGACGCCAGCGGCATCGTGGCCTCATCCTTTCGTATCGCGCGCCATCTTTTGGACCGGATCGACGATGCGCGCACAGGGGAAGTTTTACCCAGGGAATTTCATTGCGAGATCCCCGCCGAGAGGATTGCGCAGGCAAAATTGGCGGGCGAAGTGCTCGGCGATGAGATAGTGCGGAAATTTCCCTTCGTCCCTGGGATGAGGCCCATGACCGAGGATCCGCAGCGAGCCGTGCTGGCACGTACCTGGGAACCCTATCTTTGCGTGGTGGGCGCCGGCGGAATGCCCGCCATTAAGGACGCTGGTAACGTGCTGCGCCCCGCCACATCCCTCAAGCTGTCCTTGCGCCTACCTCCAACTTTGGATGGGGCGCAGGCCACGCGGGACATGAAGCGCATCCTCGAAGCCAGTCCGCCCTACGGCGCCCGCGTTAGTTTCGAGCCCGATCAGGGGGCTACCGGTTGGAATGCACCTCCGGCCGCGCCTTGGCTCTTGAGTGCGCTCAATGAGGCCTCGCGGACCTTCTATACAAAACCCTCCGTGATGATGGGCGAGGGAGGGACCATACCTTTCATGGCGATGCTCGGTAAGGAGTTTCCGCGGGCGCAGTTCCTTATCACCGGAGTTTTGGGGCCGCGTTCCAACGCCCATGGACCCAATGAGTTCTTGCACGTTCCCTACGCCAAGAAGCTTACGGCCTGCGTTGCCCATATCATAGCCGCCCATCGCGCTTGCGATTAGCGCGCGCAGCACACCTCGGCATGCTCAATGCTCGCCTTGAAAACTATTGCGGGTGTATAGGTAGGTAAAGCGATACTAAGAACATGAGCTGGATACTGCGATCCATGGGACGGCTGCTGGGAAAATACCTCAGCCAACCTGTCAAACAATATAAACCGCTGGCGACGTCGTCGCCCGCGTTGTTAGCCGCTGCGTTGCGCCCAGGCGACGTGCTTCTCGTGGAAGGCAACACCCGCGTTAGCGCGGCCATCAAGTATCTTTCCCAGTCGACCTGGTCGCACGCCGCCATATGTATCGGTGATGTTCTGGTATCTCCCGAGAACGAATCCGATCCACCCATTTTGGTGGAGGCGGACATGCTTGATGGCGTGTGCGCCGTTCCGCTGAGCAAGTACGCCAGTTTTCACACCCGCATATGCCGCCCAGTGGAACTGACGGAGCACGACACAAAGCGCGTCGTGGACTATGTTCTATCTCGTATCGGTCATACCTACGATATGAAGAACATGTTCGACCTTGCCCGCTATTTGTTTCCCGCTCCGCCTTTGCCGCGAAAATGGCGCCGGCGCGCTCTTGCCATGGGTAGCGGCGAGCCAAGCAAGGCCATATGCTCGTCTTTGATCGCGCAGGCCTTCCAGGCCGTGCGTTATCCTATCCTTCCTGACATCAAGCGCCGCAAGACCGATCCGCATGCCGCGGATCACAACAGGGAGATTCTGTACATTCGGCATTACAGTCTTTATATGCCGCGAGATTTCGACATCTCGCCTTATTTTCAGGTCGTAAAACCGACTATCGAGAATGGATTCAACTACAAAGGGCTTACATGGGAAGACACGCCGGGGGCGGAACCTCATAAACCTGCTGGCGAGCCCCCGCAACTGGTGCCTGCCTTCGCTCGTGAAGGGGCCCAAAAGGAATCCTCCGGCTCCGTGGGACTCGAACCCCAAATCTGAGGGGATACTCGGGGCGCGCAGCCCGGGAAGCGCGCTTTCATTGAAGCTTGCCAGGTCTTTTATCTTCCTGCTCTGCCTCGGGGGTTCCGCGCAAGCGGCCATAAGCCACACCGGCGCCGATGGCAAGGCGCCCACCTTGGCACCATTACTCCAAGAAGTTACTCCTGCCGTGGTCAACATCGCGGTGAGTTCCGGCTCTCCCGAAGAAGATAACCCGCTGCTGTAAGATCCCTTCTTTCGCCGCTTCTTTGGGTTGCAGGAGCGGCCGGAACCTCGCATGAGCGCGGGTTCCGGTGTGATCATCGATGCCGCCAAGGGCTATGTGCTCACCAATCATCACGTTATCAAGGGCGCGCGCGAAGTGATGGTGACATTAAAGGACAGGCGGCAGTTTCAAGCGAAGCTCGTTGGGAGCGACGCCGGAACCGACATCGCGCTGTTGAAAATCGAGGGGCAGAACATTGTAGCGTTGCGCTTTGGGGACTCCGATGCCCTGAACGTGGGGGACTACGTGCTCGCCATCGGCAATCCCTTCGGCCTAGGACAAACGGTCACCTCGGAAATCGTCAGCGCCTTGGGCCGTACCGGCTTGAATATCGAAGGCTACGAGGACTTTATTCAGACCGATGCTGCCATCAACTCTGGCAATTCAGGCGGCGCTCTGATCAACCTTAGGGGCGAGCTGATTGGTGTCAATACCGCCATCATCGGCCCGGCCGGAGGCAACGTGGGGATCGGATTCGCCGTGCCGTCCGCCATGGTGAAAGCCGTGATGAACCAGTTGATCCGCTACGGCGAAGTCCGGCGCGGGCGTTTCGGCGTGACGGCCCAGGACGTGACGCCGGAACTGGCAACCGCCATGAACATAAAAACCCTTGAAGGGGCCGTGATGGTGGAGGTCGCCAAGGAGTCCCCGGCGGAGAAGGCGGGGCTCAGGCGTGCGGACACCATTTGACACTGTGACCGAGGCAACCCTATACTCGTTTGATGGTTTAGATCAAGTCTAAGATTGGCTCTAGCATAGAGCCCGGATTGATCGACCGATCGAGCAGCTGATCGTCCCGGAGAGCCCAGGCCCCGGCCGAGTTACTGTGACAACACAACCCAGGAGAAACCCATGAAATCCCTCAAAGGAACCAAGACCGAAGGCAATTTGAAGGCGGCCTTCGCCGGCGAATCCCAAGCTAACCGCCGTTACCTATACTTCGCGAACAAGGCCGACGTGGAAGGCCAAAACGACGTGGCGGCGGTGTTCCGTTCCACCGCCGAGGGCGAGACAGGTCACGCCTTTGGCCATCTGGAGTATTTGGAGTCCGTGGGCGACCCCGCCACCGGGCTTGCCATTGGCCCCACACGTGACAACCTCAAAGCCTCCATCGCGGGCGAAACCCACGAGTACACCGACATGTACCCCGGAATGGCCAAGGCTGCACGCGACGAAGGATTTGAAGAGGTGGCCGACTGGTTCCAGACCTTGGCGAAGGCCGAGCGCTCCCACGCGAACCGCTTCCAAAAGGCCTTGGATACGCTGGCCGATTAATTCATCGCAGTCCCAAGGGGCGAGATGTGCGGGGCCACCCCCCAAACTCTTGCCCTTTTTCATTGAATTCACTCCCGCACCGAACCCCATGACTACCCGTGAAGGCAGCCTCGAAGCGCCCACCCGCCATGCCATCGAATGGAAGAGCGCGGATTACTACGACGAGGGAAAACTCAACCACGAACTCGAACGCGTGTTCGACATATGCCATGGATGCCGGCGCTGCGTGAGCCTTTGCAACGCCTTTCCTACCCTGTTCGATTTGGTGGACGAGAGCAAGAGCGGCGAGCCGGACAGCGTGGACAAGAAAGATTTCGCGAAGGTGGTGGACCAGTGCTACCTGTGCGACATGTGCTACATGACCAAGTGTCCATACGTGCCTCCGCATCCTTGGAATCTCGATTTCCCGCATTCGATGCTGCGTGCGAAGGCGGTGAAATTCAAGAAGGTAGGGGCGAGTTTTCGAGACAAGTTGCTATCGGACACGGATGCGCTAGGAAAGCTCGCCACGATTCCCGTGGTCGTGCAATCCGTAAACGCCGCCAATAAGAGCGCGCCCGTACGCAAGCTGATGCAAGGCGCACTGGGCATTCACAAGGACCGCGTGCTTCCCGAATACGCGGCGTCGAAGTTTCGCGGCACTGCCCGGCCCCGGGACGATTTTCCGGTGAAGCCGGGAGCGAACACGCCAGGGAAGGTGGCGGTCTATTCGACTTGTTACGTGAACTATAACGAACCCGGCATAGGGCAGGATTTATTGCGCGTGCTCGAACACAACGAGATTCCCAGCATTCTGGTGGAAAAGGAAGCGTGTTGCGGGATGCCCAAACTCGAATTGGGCGATTTGGACGCGGTGGAAAAGTTGAAGCGCTCCAACATCCCCGTACTGGCGCGGCTGGCGCGCGAGGGCTACGCGATTGTCGCGCCCATCCCCTCATGTTCTCTGATGTTCAAGCAGGAAATCCCCTTGCTGTTCCCGGACGATCAGGACGCGAAACTGGTGTCCGATGCCATGTTCGATCCATTCGAATACTTAGCACTTCGTCATCGCGATGGCCTGTTGAAGACGGATTTCAAGAATACGCTGGGCAAAGTGTCCTACCATGTTCCTTGCCATTTGCGTGTACAGAACATGGGGTTGCGCACCCAAGAGGTGCTTAAGCTCGTACCGGGTACGCAACTCAATACCGTGGAAAGGTGCTCGGGTCATGATGGCACTTGGGGCGTCAAGCGCGAATTTTTCGAGCAATCCATGAAGATTGGCCGGCCCGTGTTCCGGCAGATGGCCGCCACCGAGCCCCAATACATAAGCTCCGATTGTCCCATCGCCGGGCGCCATATCCAGCAGGGGATGGGCGAATCCGGCGCGCGCAGGGAACATCCCCTTTCCTTGCTTCGTATCGCTTACGGACTTTGAAGATTGACGCCAATGCCTAGTATTTCCCGAGATAGTCTACTCACCCTGGAGTCGTACGCGAGGACCCGGAAGGAATTTCGCGCCAAGGTTCTAAACCACAAGAAGCTTCGTACCGTGCATCTGGGCGAGCACGTGACTTTGGTATTCGAGGACGAACTGACCGTTCGCTACCAGATTCAAGAGATGCTGCGCGTGGAGAAGATATTCGAGGAGGAAGGCATCCAGAGTGAACTCGGTGCTTATAACCCGCTCATCCCGGATGGCGGCAATTGGAAAGCCACCATGATGATCGAGTATCCCGATCCCGATGAGCGCCAGCGCCAATTACAGCGGTTAAAAGGCATCGAGGACCGGGTATGGGTTGAGGCTCGGGGCGCGGGGCGGATCTACGCCATCGCCGACGAAGACATGGAAAGAGCGAACGACACCAAGACCTCGGCCGTGCATTTTCTACGGTTCGAACTGGATCCAGCCACGAAGAACTCCTTGCGCGCGGGGGGGGCGCTGTCCATGGGCCTGGACCATGCGAACTACCGGTGCATCCTGAACCCGGTCCCGCCAGGTATCCAAGATTCCCTGCTTGAGGATATCGAGTTTTGAGGAAAGGGATGGCGTAAAGCGCTCGAATCGCTAGAATAGTACTCCCAGGGTACAGCGGCTACGTGGCGTGTTTCTCCTTCCATCAGAGGACCGGCTTGTCGGGCTCGTAGAGTCTCGCATCAGGGCACTTCCCGTGCCCATCAATTTGCGCCTATGGAGCGGGCGCATGGTGAATGCCGCAACGGCGGCGCCTATCACGGTGACCGTCCGCTCCCCTAAGGCATTGCTCAGTCTTTCCAATCCCAGTTTGGGCCGGTTGGCCAAAGCCTACGTCGAAGGGCAAATCGACCTGGACGGGGATTTTCGCGATGTGTTAAGTATCGGCGAGGCTTTCATTTCCCAGGGCCGCCAAATTTACCGCGGGAAAGCGCGTTCCTGGAAATGGTGGCGGCACACGCATAAGAAAGACCGCGAAAATATTCAACGCCACTACGATGTCGGCAACGATTTTTATGCCCTGTGGCTGGACGCGAACCTGGTCTATTCCTGCGCCTACTTCAAGGATCCCGATGACTCCCTGGACCGCGCGCAGGAGCAAAAGCTCGATCATATTTGCCGCAAACTCCTGCTTAGGCCCGGCGAGCGTTTCCTCGATATTGGTTGCGGTTGGGGAGGGCTGATCCTTTGGGCCGCCAGTCATTACGGCGTGAAGGCCCTCGGCATCACCTTGAGCCAGGGCCAGTTCGATCATGTGCGTGAGCGAATAAACTCCATGGGCTTGGCGGATCAATGCGAAGTACGCCTGCTCGATTACCGCGATGTCCCCGAGGACCGTCCCTATGACAAGATCGCGAGCGTGGGAATGTTTGAACATGTGGGACTGCGTAATCTCCCCGGTTACTTTGGGAAGATCAACCGCCTGCTCAAGCCCGGCGGGTTGGTGATGAATCATGGCATCACGACCAATTCCCTGGATGATGCCGAACTCGGTAGCGGAATTGGCGAATTCGTGGACCGCTACGTGTTCCACGGCGGGGAGCTTCCGCACCTGGGTACGGTGGTGCGGGAGATGTCTGGCCATGGCCTGGAGCTATGGGATGCGGAGAGCCTGCGACCGCACTATGCCAAGACCCTTTGGCATTGGGTAGACCGGTTGCATGCCCAGCGGGATAAAGCTCGCGGATTGGTGGGCGAGAAAACTTTGCGCGTTTGGTTGATTTACATGGCGGGTTCCGCGCACGCGTTCGCACGTGGCTGGATATCCATCTACCAATTGCTTGGCGTGAAACCGGCGGACAACGGCACGGTGATTTGCCCGCTGACCAGATCGCACTTGTACCAGTGAGGCCCCCGCTTTTTTTTAACGCCACGCACTATTTATTATGCGCGCTGCTGTGTTGCGCGTTGCCAGCGCGCGCCGGCGTTCTATCGGCGCTTAAGACCGAGCCAGAGGAAAAGTGGGTGGAGGATATGGTGAACGAGTTACCACCCTACCCCACGCCCTCGTCGTTATTGCCGTTTGTCGTTCAGAGGTCATCCAAATATAGCTACCGGTCGGACCAGCGTTCGCTTTCCATTGGGAAGGACGGTGTCGTCCGGTTTGTCCTTGCGATAGAAGGAAGCGGGGCGGGACCGCAAGTTAGCTATGCCGGCATTCATTGCCAGACCAAGCAGTGGAAAACCTACGCCATCGGAACCGGCGCGAATGCCTGGCGGCGCTTGAGTAAGCCAGCTTGGGAAGCCATCGAAAAGAAGTCCCTGGAGAATTACCGCGAAGAAATGTATGAAACTTACTTCTGCTCGGGAGGCGCCCCGCGGGGAGATGAGAAAGTCCTTCTAAGTAATTTGCGCCAGCCCCCGAGCAAGAAAGTGTACCGCTGACCTTAACGCGGCTGTTTTTGCGTCGTGAACGTAATCTTTCCAAAGCCGGTCAGGCGGGCGGCCTCCATCACGTTAATGACTGACTGATGGGTGGTCGTTGCATCGGCATTGATGATGATCGTCGGATCGGGGTTGCCCTTCGCCGCGCGTTTGAGTTCCGCTCCAATGACCGAGGGGTCCGTCGCCGTGAGTGCTACCCGCTCGATCACGTATTTGCCTTGGGCCGTGATGGCAACGGTGATCTGCTTGGGCCGGTCGGCAGGCGCATTAGCGTCCGCCGTGGGCAAGGTGATCTGCAATTCGGCATAACGGGAATAGGTGGTCGTCACCACGAGGAAGATGACGATGACCAATAGCACGTCGATCATCGGTACCAAATTCATCTCGGGTTCTTCGCGGTGGGCACCGCGCCGGAAATTCATCTATTGCTCGCGCTGGCCGTGCACGATCTCGACCAGCTTTAGCGCTTGCATTTCCATCTCCACGACGAGCCCATCGACGTGGGCGCGGTAATGACGGTAGAAGATCATGCTGGGAATCGC
This window encodes:
- a CDS encoding M20/M25/M40 family metallo-hydrolase, with protein sequence MDSQQAQRWIAAQWDESIVPCLTEYIRIPCKSPHFDADWQAHGHLGRAVSLAKQWAEQQAIPGLVIEVIQLPGRTPLLWFELPGDVNRTVLLYGHLDKQPEMTGWREGLDPWTPVMEDGKLHGRGGADDGYAVFASLTALRALHMQGIAHGRCVGMIECCEESGSYDLPFYLDALRARIGSVDLVVGLDSGCGNYDQLWVTTSLRGLAAGTLSAEVLREGVHSGDASGIVASSFRIARHLLDRIDDARTGEVLPREFHCEIPAERIAQAKLAGEVLGDEIVRKFPFVPGMRPMTEDPQRAVLARTWEPYLCVVGAGGMPAIKDAGNVLRPATSLKLSLRLPPTLDGAQATRDMKRILEASPPYGARVSFEPDQGATGWNAPPAAPWLLSALNEASRTFYTKPSVMMGEGGTIPFMAMLGKEFPRAQFLITGVLGPRSNAHGPNEFLHVPYAKKLTACVAHIIAAHRACD
- a CDS encoding lipo-like protein; protein product: MSWILRSMGRLLGKYLSQPVKQYKPLATSSPALLAAALRPGDVLLVEGNTRVSAAIKYLSQSTWSHAAICIGDVLVSPENESDPPILVEADMLDGVCAVPLSKYASFHTRICRPVELTEHDTKRVVDYVLSRIGHTYDMKNMFDLARYLFPAPPLPRKWRRRALAMGSGEPSKAICSSLIAQAFQAVRYPILPDIKRRKTDPHAADHNREILYIRHYSLYMPRDFDISPYFQVVKPTIENGFNYKGLTWEDTPGAEPHKPAGEPPQLVPAFAREGAQKESSGSVGLEPQI
- a CDS encoding rubrerythrin is translated as MKSLKGTKTEGNLKAAFAGESQANRRYLYFANKADVEGQNDVAAVFRSTAEGETGHAFGHLEYLESVGDPATGLAIGPTRDNLKASIAGETHEYTDMYPGMAKAARDEGFEEVADWFQTLAKAERSHANRFQKALDTLAD
- a CDS encoding Fe-S oxidoreductase, producing the protein MTTREGSLEAPTRHAIEWKSADYYDEGKLNHELERVFDICHGCRRCVSLCNAFPTLFDLVDESKSGEPDSVDKKDFAKVVDQCYLCDMCYMTKCPYVPPHPWNLDFPHSMLRAKAVKFKKVGASFRDKLLSDTDALGKLATIPVVVQSVNAANKSAPVRKLMQGALGIHKDRVLPEYAASKFRGTARPRDDFPVKPGANTPGKVAVYSTCYVNYNEPGIGQDLLRVLEHNEIPSILVEKEACCGMPKLELGDLDAVEKLKRSNIPVLARLAREGYAIVAPIPSCSLMFKQEIPLLFPDDQDAKLVSDAMFDPFEYLALRHRDGLLKTDFKNTLGKVSYHVPCHLRVQNMGLRTQEVLKLVPGTQLNTVERCSGHDGTWGVKREFFEQSMKIGRPVFRQMAATEPQYISSDCPIAGRHIQQGMGESGARREHPLSLLRIAYGL
- a CDS encoding DUF3501 family protein yields the protein MPSISRDSLLTLESYARTRKEFRAKVLNHKKLRTVHLGEHVTLVFEDELTVRYQIQEMLRVEKIFEEEGIQSELGAYNPLIPDGGNWKATMMIEYPDPDERQRQLQRLKGIEDRVWVEARGAGRIYAIADEDMERANDTKTSAVHFLRFELDPATKNSLRAGGALSMGLDHANYRCILNPVPPGIQDSLLEDIEF
- a CDS encoding methyltransferase domain-containing protein, yielding MVNAATAAPITVTVRSPKALLSLSNPSLGRLAKAYVEGQIDLDGDFRDVLSIGEAFISQGRQIYRGKARSWKWWRHTHKKDRENIQRHYDVGNDFYALWLDANLVYSCAYFKDPDDSLDRAQEQKLDHICRKLLLRPGERFLDIGCGWGGLILWAASHYGVKALGITLSQGQFDHVRERINSMGLADQCEVRLLDYRDVPEDRPYDKIASVGMFEHVGLRNLPGYFGKINRLLKPGGLVMNHGITTNSLDDAELGSGIGEFVDRYVFHGGELPHLGTVVREMSGHGLELWDAESLRPHYAKTLWHWVDRLHAQRDKARGLVGEKTLRVWLIYMAGSAHAFARGWISIYQLLGVKPADNGTVICPLTRSHLYQ
- a CDS encoding biopolymer transporter ExbD, producing MNFRRGAHREEPEMNLVPMIDVLLVIVIFLVVTTTYSRYAELQITLPTADANAPADRPKQITVAITAQGKYVIERVALTATDPSVIGAELKRAAKGNPDPTIIINADATTTHQSVINVMEAARLTGFGKITFTTQKQPR